GAATAACATATGACAGTattcaacaacaaaaaaaaaaaaaaaaaaaaattatctgacaatagataataaaaatataatgtGAATTTTGCTAGAGTTCATCTCACCATCCTGAGCCAGCTAATCCAGCTTAAGGGTTACATAAGGAGGGAACCAATAttattaagcagaaaaataCCATTTCCAAGCTGCTGGAGAGGTTATTACTAAATTATACCAGaatgaaataaaggaaaaatgaacTGCATTGATAACTACCATGAagaaaaccaaaatccaaacaaagccaatttaaaatatcaataaaaaaattaagagaatgagaggagaaagagggggggaggggggaagttGACAAGACAGAGGAGAGAGATCATTATTTCTTAGTAAGTGCTATTCACAGCAAGACCCATTTAACAAAGTGCCAAAAAAAAGTCCCATGTTCAAACACCTAAACCTGCTCATCAAAGACAGATAAAACAGgtttgcaatatatatatatatatatatatatttttgtgtgtgtgtgtgttgNNNNNNNNNNNNNNNNNNNNGGGGGGGGGGTTGTTACAAAAACAGGCTTGCAATATGATGTCCATAACTACAGAAAATTTGAATCTAGCGACTAAAATACCCTCCTACAGTCATATTTATGAATTGATAATTTACAGATTGCGGTTCAAGATTGAAAAGAAATTACTGCCACAAGAAAGAAACCAGACTAGGATacctgaaaggaaaaaaatgaaaaaacgatTTATAGTATTCTGAGAAGAAAACAATCTGTTGGATCTCCCCCCCAACCcattaaaagaagaaagtaaaagaGATGTAAGGAAACATTCAGAAACGGAAAGATGTTGCAACTACCtccaaatttcaagaaaaacaaaTTCAGCATACAACCCACTACAAGGGATGATGTATCAAATTCTTGGCATTCACACTAATTGGACCAAGAAACAAAAAGGCCAGGATGTAAGCATCTATTTCCATAAAATAATATCCAGTGAAGTTAGCAATCATAATCAGGAGGCATtacttatttttcctatttaccCAACATGGATCTACTGGAATCAATCTTTAGGACTTAGCATCAATCTTTTCTAGAGGGGAAAAAACGGtgtttttcctctctctctctctctctcacacacacacacacacacacacagtaaATAAAGCTCAAATCCTCAGCCCTTGCATGCATATTATAGTAAAAACGAGCAGAtgtaagggggaaaaaagaggggaaaaaaaaattataaaactcGAGATCCACTTCCATACCCACGAAGACCTACCTACATTAAAACAATGTCATcagagccaaaaaaaaaaagacacagaGATCATCGAAAAGCTGTTAAGGAGTCATGTCCAATCTCAATAATCGAGCTTACAGTAACAGAGCAATGCAATTTATTGCTGGATACGCGTCCCCAAACATTCGTCACGAAAAGAAACATAAaaggcgaaaaaaaaaaaaaaaaaaaaaaaaaaggaacgcAGCAAATGAAGTTGCAGGCAACTGGCAGCTGGGATCGAAATGCTTACCGTCCTCTGGTTTTGTGTCACCATTGACAGAAACCGGACTCCAGACACAAATGCTGAGGACGAGAACACACACTTGCCACATCTCTTGCCAAAATCTGCCCAGGGAGAGATGGCTCTCAATCCTTTAGGGGCTTCtcacttcttttttctctccgtgtctctctctctctctctttttttttttttttttattttttccattctaTCAAAATAAAGGAAGTAGAGACAgcacaaaagagaagagggGGAGAGGCGTGAAGAATCCAAAACCACAGAAAGCAGAAACCTCTAATGATAAAAGGAAGGGATACCAAACACCAAAATACAACACGGTTTCAGGGTTTTCCTATTATAAAATTAGATTAAAACCTGTGAAACTTTCTTCTACAACATTCATTATTAAATCATATCGCTTTCTTTCTCGGAGTCGGAGATCACTTTCACTGTCAAGCAGACAAACAAAGAGTTCTGTCTTAACGCCGTTACTTACGGAACGCCGTTACTGACTTTAACGGTGACGAAGCTCACGAGAGAAGTCACGCAAGAAGGCACTTGTAAGTTGTAATTGTTTATCATCGTTGAACGAGTATCAACAACCGTCAGATGCAGAATCTGTCTACAGCGGATCGGGAAAGAAACCTCCTTGGCGtcattattatctttttttcaAATACCCTACCACTTATTATttactaagaaaagaaaaaggtaaggTTAAAAACTTAAAACGTTAGCTTTGGATCCGTCCAACATCGTCCGTCAACGTCGGAGAGAGATCATTGCATTGGGGTTATTCCTCTTTAATGATTAATTATTCTTCGATGAGAGAAATGAGAACTCAGTCCAATTTATCGTGTAAGTGAGATTTGTTAACTGCTGTTTGCTTACCGTGTTATCGTCGCTACGAAAAGTAAAATTCCCGCCGGAAAAACCTCTGCGGAAGAAGCCTTCGCTTTTCGGCTACGATTTCACAGATCGGAGTAGCAATTTCAGGGGTGTTACGGGGTTCTGAGATCAAGAACACCCCCCCCACCGGataccttttttcttctctttttgtcttattttctttctagtTATATACTGGACATGTATAGAGCTTCTAGGTTCCAAAAGGCGAGAGAATTCAAGGTAAAGTGAGGGGTGAGAGTGAGAAGGCTACTTTTGTATTGAATTCGGTAAGAGACTCGTAACTCCATCTCTCGGTATCTCCTTAAAAGGCGCTGAAATTCtctctcaaaaataaaataaaataaaaaaataaaaaaatgtaagcGTCATTCAGTTTGGTCGAGCTCGAGCAGCTCGACTCGACTATTCCAGAATATCGATCGAGGGCGAATTCAATTCGATAGGTCTTTCAGCTGTAAGCTAGCTTGCAGTATATAGTTTCTGATTCAATTCAAGTTCCTCCAAGTCGGCAAGTTCCCAGCTACCAATCCATATTGACCTTGGCTGTAGAAAAGAATCAATTATTGTAAAGGAAACTGTTTCATTGTACAGATGAGATTCcatcgactctctctctctctctctctctctctctctctctctctagcaagTTCCAGATGAgctgatgagagagagagagagagagagagagagagggaaatgaACTTCGTATGTAAATTGTAATTCACGGGTGCCTCGCTATAAAACTCGCCGTAGGCATAGCCGATCCGGAAAACAGGTTCCTATCTGGCACCCTCTCCTCTCGCCAAACGGTGGAGgaaaaaaacaggaaaaaaaaaccagagtCTCACACCATGAACTCCACGTGTCGGCAAAGGTAAAGCAGCTTAATTTTCCTTTCCAAAATCTTTTATTATTCAGTCATTCTTTGTTTAACTGACAGTATACCCACAGGCTATGGGACAAAGGAACAGTGCCCATCCATCTTGTTGGCAAAACATGGCTGCACGTCCGCCATTGTTGAAGACTATGACTGAGAATTTTGTTAGGCCGCACGTCCCCATAGATCCCGCTAAGTCTTGTACAGATCATGGATCTGCACTTTCATCTCCGCGGACCAAATACCAACCACCAATCGTGGCATATTCTACCTTTGATTTCGTAATTGGCATTGGTATGGGCCCATTGCTGTTagcaaaattcaaaaaaaaaaaaaggtttggtaTGGGGCCATGAGGCATAACGTTATGATTTACAGCCGTAGACTTTGGGATCAGAGGTTGTTCTGTTAAAATCTtttatcaaaaaacaaaaaaaaagctaaGCCCTTCGATAGCATGTCTTCACCTATGAACAAGTTTCAATTCAGCCCACCAAACCTAGTAGACTACTTTCccataattagaattagattgtATCTTTCATCTAATCGGACAGGTTTATAACCCAGactaatatataatataatgatTATTCTATTGCTCGGTTTTGTTCTCTCTCTAATTTCATCATTCAATTTTTCTATAGTCTACAGTCTACCCTGCCAATCGGTCGATCATTTGTCAGCATCAACAATCTATAtcagtacattttttttttctgggttgaTAACGTAACTATGATTAGGATAAAATAAACGGAAAACTATCATCTACAGAGAATGAGATTGTTTTTCCTAATCCTCCTCCTAGCTAGGTGGTGAGCcgttggaagttggaaccatGTCCCTGTTTTCTTCTCCACATTAGTATCGAGTTGTTTCCTACAGTGCACGAGAGGGAATTCACACCGCGCATCATCAGGGTGACGGGTGACCCTTGGATTGCGCGTCGTTGAACCTCACCGCATAATTAAGGAAAACTTTttcagaagagaaaaaaaatcatagaaaacTGTCTTTAATGGTACACAACTAAACTACGAAAATTCCTAATATCcaccagaaaagaaaaacctttcagggactttttttttttttattggttccaTTGACGTTCTTTTTCTCCATTCTACAGCATATTTACAGTATCTCACTATCAGTCCAGATGATGGCCACTGTGAACTCTGATCGCTTGGCATCTGACAACCCTCCGAGTAATCCGATCGTACAAGGCGTGAAATGATTGCGTTGCCTCTGTCTTATGGGTTGAAGTTGCTCATGCGTGTTTTTTCATTCACCTCGCGTGctaatcatggttttaagtatcggtacgtatcgtactgtatcgatAGGCATCAgcacaatacataccgatacgttaTAGAGAATTTTtggcctctttttgtgtatcgacATATCatatgtatcgtatcgtatcatacTGTATCGATACTGATACGTACGATATtttacgatacgaacttttgaaaatctaaaaattcccgagagtatcggtaccatatcgatacgtatcgaaggtatcgtatagtatcgagccgtatcatACTGTATCGGTACGTTACGGCTACTTatgtgtgaattttttgttgtttgaaacaaacacttcacactctcaccaacagttttctagattttttatatgttatgtaaaaacaagtgttctacaacttccatgaaaatttttgatttttctcaaaaaaatatattttttttatttttttattccgaaattaattaaaaaaaaaatccccaaattttttttttttttagaaaatctaGTTCATNACTAGGAAAACTTGAGATTGTGGAATCTCCAATTGATTTGTATGTAAGGCAATGAATAAACACTACAGAAGTAGATCAAATAAACACTATTATTATCTCTTATATATACTGAAGATGTACATTTGGTTTTGGATCTAATTTAGACTTTTAGGAATATGCTATAGAACCTAACCTCCAGTGAGAATTGCTATTTGAGAATCTTTGTAATGATTTGATATAGTGCATTGAGACTCCATGTTAAGATTAGACTTGCTATGCAATGGTGGTAACATAAATTGACAGTTAAATGGGGTATCATGGGGTATACTTGtagccatggttttaagtatcggtgcgtatcgtgccgtatcggccgatacgtatccgtatcggtagggatcggcacgatacataccgatacgctacggaaaattttgggcttctttttgtgtatcggcgtatcgtacgtatcgtatcgtgccctaccgtatcggtaccgatacgtacgatactctacgctacgaacttttgaaaattccCGAGattatcagtacgtatcgaaggtatcgtgcagtatcgagccgtatcggtacgatacggctacttaagtgtgaattttttgttgtttgaaacaaacactNNNNNNNNNNNNNNNNNNNNgaagaagaaggtccttgccaaggatttgaaccaccacgacactcttcacgacactcatcacagtggcaatggcaatgaggaaagaaaaaactgtaagaaactcaaacctcatcattttgaacattttcaactcaatatatttgtctatcaatacgataccctctacttaagtatttatgcattctacatgttatatatagctttttttaactatttttttatgcaaaagtgtataaaaatgtgttccttatccatttatgtgcgtatctccgatacgatacgataccctccaatacgtatcttaattttgaccgaccgatatggcgatcgataccgatactttaatccttgcttgtaACAAATTGGGTCATAATTGATCTGCCACGTGGCGGATATTGGGTCCGTCTACCTAAAATCTTATGGTTGGACCTAATTATGTGGCGTATCTATGCGTTTTTAAAGCGTTTAcatgtgtatctttagtgtatatTCTGTCTCTCTGATGCATCTCTTAAAAACACTTTCCTGGTATgctgaccgataccgatacttgacaCCTTGATTTCTTTGCATTTTGCAGGAGGCAAGAGCCCTTCTTGGAAGGTTGGAGTACCAAAGAGGCAATGTGGAAGGCGCTCTTCATGTTTTTGATGGAATTGACCTTCAGGCTGCTATGCAGCGGCTCCAACCTTCTCTCGCTGGAAACCTATCTTCTTCTAGAAGGGGTCGTGCCCGAAGTGATTCACTGCACGCTACTTCTCAGCATGCTGCTAGCCTGGTTCTTGAAGCCATATACTTGAAAGCCAAATCTCTTCAAAAGCTCAATCGAACAAATGGTTTGGACTACTCTAATGATTAGGCAACATTTTGAAATGACTTGATgagttttattatttaatcCCAAGTTCTTTATGCACTGAGCCCAGTTCTATGGGAATGTTGCAGAGGCTGCTCAAGAATGTAGAAGTGTCCTAGATGCTGTGGAGAGGATTTTCCTTCATGGCATACCTGATGTACTGGTGGACAATAAGTTGCAAGAGACAGTTAGTAAAGCTGTAGAGCTCCTCCCAGAGCTTTGGAAGCAAGCTGGTTGTTATCAGGAAGCAATGTGTGCTTACAGACGTGCTCTTCTTAGTCAGTGGAACCTTGACAATGAATGTTGTGCAAGGATTCAGAAAGCATTTGCCATATTCTTGCTTTACAGTGGTGCAGAGGCGGGGCCACCCAGTTTGGCTGTTCAGATAGATGGCTGTTATGTTCCAAGAAACAATCTTGAAGAGGCGATTCTCCTTTTAATGATTCTTTTGGGGAAATGTTTCTTAGGTAAGACCAAATGGGATCCTTCAGTAATGGAGCATTTTACATTTGCTTTGTCTCTATGTGGCCAGACATCTGTTTTGGCAAGGAATATTGAAGAGCTTTTACCTGGAACATTTCATCGTTGTGACCGCTGGAAAGCTTTGGCTCTTTGCTACAGTGCAGTGGGACAAAATGAAGTTGCCTTGAATCTATTGAGGAAGTCTCTACACAAGCATGAAAGACCAGATGATCTCCAGGCATTGCTATTGGCTGCAAAAATTTGTAGTGAGGACTCTTTTCTTGCTTCTGAAGGAGTGGAGTACTCACAGAGGGCGATTTTGAATGCTCAAGGGGTGGAAGAGCATTTAAAGGGTGTGGGTCTTCGCATGTTGGGTCTTTGTTTGGGAAAGCAAGCTAAGATTGCCGCCTCAGATGCTGAGAGGTATCACCTTCAGTCTGAAGCTTTGAAATCATTAGATGAGGCAATGGCTTTTGAACATGAAAACCCAGAATTAATTTTTGAGTTGGGGCTTCAATATGCAGAGCACCGGAACTCAAATGCAGCCTTACAGTGTGCAAAACGGTTTATAGATATGACAGGTGGTTCCATATTAAAAGGTTGGAGATTGCTTGCTCTGGTTTTGTCTGCCCAACAACGGTATCCAGAGGCTGAAGTAATTACAGATGCTGCTTTAGATGAGACTGCAAAGTGGGAGCAAGGACTGTTGCTCAGATTAAAGGCAAAATTGAAGATCTCCCAATCATTGCCCATGGATGCAGTGGAAACTTATCGGTTCCTTCTTGCACTGGTCCAAGCCCAAAGAAAGTCTTTTGGGACTATCAGGAGTAGTACCTCTCGGGTTAGATTCCACTTCATTAAGTTTGTGTGTTGGTTCATGTCAGAGTATATGAGAGCATGTATTGGTTGGAGGGCCACGGGTGACCATAGACCTCCATACCGTATGATTATATTTGATACAAGcagttagtttcctattgggtttagggtagttgttagctaagttagagttagtttcattttttgattATGCCTTCTACTTTCCTATGTGTGTTATGACATTGTAATAGCTAGTTTGAAATAACGCATAGACCTCCATACCATGGGATTATATTTGATACAAGCAGTTAGTTTCGTATTGGGTCTAGGGTAATTGTTAGCTAAGttagagttagtttccttttttgattATGCCTTCTACTTTCCCATGTGTGTTATGATATTGTAATAGCTagtttatatattgaatgaaagggGTAGTCCAAACAATATAGTAGTCCCAACCATATGGTTGTGACCACTAGTTACACcaatctctttgtctctctcttagttcttcttctttgattctggttctcaaATCTTTACTGTTCAGAATGCATAACCTACTCTTGCAAGCTGTTGGGTAATTATCCAACTCAATGATGAGATTTTTGAATGGATAACTATTAACTATTTTGTAACTTATCTATCTTACAATGagatttttgtaattatttaataatgtgGTTGGCAAGTCTGATGATCCGAGACATAGTGGTTAGGGTATCTCAATCAAATGGCATTTCTTATGCTCCTTCGTATTTGGCACATGAAATACTTTACTGTTGATCTGCCTTCAATTTACTGAATGGGCACCTCAGATTTCCTCATTTTGGTTCCTCATGAATACCATGATGAGTCAATTATGCTCCTAAGGGGCATGAACAGACAGACTGACTTCCTCTCATACACATGTTTCAGATCCTTTTTTTCTGTGTTAACTGATTTGTGATTAGTTAAAGTGACGAAAGAAGTAAAAAATGAGGAGTTAACTTTGACACATTTATTGACAATATGCACTCAACCACACAAGTGATATAGTTTTGCTCCTGAAT
This genomic stretch from Macadamia integrifolia cultivar HAES 741 chromosome 2, SCU_Mint_v3, whole genome shotgun sequence harbors:
- the LOC122066811 gene encoding protein NPG1-like; translation: MAMRKEKTEARALLGRLEYQRGNVEGALHVFDGIDLQAAMQRLQPSLAGNLSSSRRGRARSDSLHATSQHAASLVLEAIYLKAKSLQKLNRTNEAAQECRSVLDAVERIFLHGIPDVLVDNKLQETVSKAVELLPELWKQAGCYQEAMCAYRRALLSQWNLDNECCARIQKAFAIFLLYSGAEAGPPSLAVQIDGCYVPRNNLEEAILLLMILLGKCFLGKTKWDPSVMEHFTFALSLCGQTSVLARNIEELLPGTFHRCDRWKALALCYSAVGQNEVALNLLRKSLHKHERPDDLQALLLAAKICSEDSFLASEGVEYSQRAILNAQGVEEHLKGVGLRMLGLCLGKQAKIAASDAERYHLQSEALKSLDEAMAFEHENPELIFELGLQYAEHRNSNAALQCAKRFIDMTGGSILKGWRLLALVLSAQQRYPEAEVITDAALDETAKWEQGLLLRLKAKLKISQSLPMDAVETYRFLLALVQAQRKSFGTIRSSTSRVEDDNVNEYEVWQGLANLYSSLSYWRDAEICLDKAQALQQYSAATQHTEGLMYKGRGQINEALAACSNALLFDESHVPTKVLIGALLWKISPKALPVARSFLSDALKLEPTNRLAWCYLGMIHRDHGRLVDASDCFQAASMLEELHPLESFSSIL